In Parus major isolate Abel chromosome 1, Parus_major1.1, whole genome shotgun sequence, the following proteins share a genomic window:
- the DDIAS gene encoding DNA damage-induced apoptosis suppressor protein isoform X5, translating into MNSVQGVLAASVISIQNSCFIYPACQNCFSRLILDSRRFNCLKCGCTGEAKDASYRYRLSLKIADIADLFDITVFGSCLDPFFGVTAENLQRYLQDFNQLSGETNTESSTRALVQAVETCFIGKRFLFGVKGCAREDGGHSAASSILQKCSRINRSTKNLIACQIFPPNAAVTGFTVISYLDRLLQSAKFRSCNNSSYLPDVSSTPIDEPLSELSSLSSLSRSSCFVQSSGRESFLGCWQQSLSLTSSVAWVTAEDFPTLEVGKLVSEQHEQEERPVSAELGSVSLNNQTLWDSQFLISSVKEGDKEKDNESSSQLSRTDGISATDKLERVSSSNTECSHGNSSKLLQHPLESEVKNYYPKTNSRNYCYSEKSHNSLVCKKDASAPNHINVARVSQMDSMLWEELPFSESLNELLARIEDGRSVVASPSLDAGKHVHLESTKLGVNLNKSYSRQAVGDLPTASVSGRLLPPAGSNSWETTVFACLQSNADPLSDVSQYESSSSDLSSTLKEGGASSPVTPEPSVSQSRCMQSKEANSDPANSSWSFIGLRGETSCLKKSKTATCVHSACESCLAACENKENYSTPSQKTAFTLTGPQVADPPTASNARRIYERELKPLTELSDNTFRSISRKELQCSNIFPEGSYNASADLFDASVREVAKPVEFLNKSCNSLIQEDTLTETVTAESVLSPGGAPCSSSKLSSSLHRSPHAFSKHSTPVTYSFCDSECSSVCAQDFVPYSQSTPMTKPLQKQWSAGERSSFITTFTPKNPTKNHSKCKRSRSSFQNTLLQQLTGKLVKRGRPRNRKDKESGSSASQQFLNSQLPASLEEWITPSSNKGLKPTASSNLKTVSWAADLQSACGHTGRNPISESRKNSESDDNLIQNKKISLGDKPRILTSPLSASVTKTLFLNETEKDPEVLKTCSPSEGRTHLSGGNYSEVVLEGPTVWSPELFLQARIPFSNKPKY; encoded by the exons ATGAATAGTGTGCAGGGAGTCTTAGCTGCCTCTGTGATTTCCATCCAGAATTCCTGCTTCATCTATCCTGCCTgtcaaaactgcttttctagGCTGATACTGGATTCCAGGAG GTTCAACTGTCTAAAGTGTGGCTGCACAGGTGAAGCTAAAGATGCAAGCTACAGATATAGATTGTCCCTAAAGATTGCTGACATTGCTGATTTGTTTGACATCACTGTTTTTGGAAGTTGCTTAGATCCATTCTTTGGGGTCACCGCAGAAAATCTGCAGAG GTATCTTCAAGACTTTAACCAGCTGTCaggagaaacaaacacagagtCATCTACAAGAGCACTAGTTCAAGCAGTGGAAACCTGTTTCATTGGAAAAAGGTTTCTATTTGGAGTGAAG gGTTGTGCAAGGGAAGATGGAGGGcattctgctgccagcagcatctTGCAGAAGTGTTCCAGAATCAATAGAAGTACGAAAAACCTCATAGCGTGCCAGATTTTCCCGCCAAATGCTGCTGTTACTGGCTTTACTGTTATCAGCTACTTAGATCGTCTCCTGCAGTCGGCAAAATTCAGGAGCTGTAATAACAGCTCATATTTACCTGATGTGTCATCAACTCCCATAGATGAACCTCTCAGTGAGCTCAGCAGCTTGTCTAGCCTGAGCAGGAGCTCCTGTTTTGTTCAGTCTAGTGGCAGGGAAAGTTTTTTAGGGTGCTGGCAGCAATCCTTGAGTCTGACTTCATCTGTTGCTTGGGTAACAGCGGAAGACTTTCCCACTCTGGAAGTGGGAAAGCTGGTTAGTGAACAGCATGAACAAGAGGAGAGGCCTGTCTCTGCAGAATTGGGCAGTGTAAGCCTCAACAATCAAACTCTTTGGGACTCACAGTTCCTGATCTCTTCTGTGAAGGAAGGGGATAAAGAGAAGGATAATGAATCAAGTTCACAGCTTAGTCGGACTGACGGTATCTCTGCAACTGATAAATTGGAGAGAGTTTCCTCTTCAAACACCGAGTGTTCACATGGAAACAGTTCCAAGTTGTTACAGCATCCCTTGGAATCTGAGGTAAAAAACTATTACCCAAAAACTAATAGTAGAAATTATTGTTACtcagaaaaatcccacaactCCCTTGTTTGCAAGAAAGATGCCTCAGCTCCTAATCACATAAATGTAGCTAGAGTGTCTCAGATGGACTCTATGCTTTGGGAAGAGCTCCCATTCTCAGAAAGCCTAAATGAATTGTTAGCCAGAATAGAGGATGGCAGGAGTGTTGTAGCATCACCCAGCCTTGATGCAGGCAAACACGTCCATCTTGAAAGTACCAAGTTGGGTGTAAATCTTAACAAATCGTATTCCAGGCAAGCTGTAGGTGATTTGCCTACAGCCAGTGTCTCAGGAAGGCTTTTGCCACCAGCAGGGAGCAATAGCTGGGAGACTACAGTGTTTGCTTGCCTTCAGTCAAATGCAGACCCTCTGAGTGATGTCTCACAATATGAGTCTTCCTCTAGTGATCTATCTTCAACCCTCAAGGAAGGTGGAGCATCCTCGCCAGTTACACCAGAGCCTTCTGTTTCTCAGAGCAGATGCATGCAGTCCAAAGAAGCAAATAGTGACCCTGCAAATTCATCTTGGTCTTTTATTGGGCTGCGTGGAGAAACCTCCTGCTTAAAAAAGAGTAAGACAGCCACCTGTGTGCATTCTGCATGTGAAAGCTGTTTAGCTGcttgtgaaaataaagaaaactattctACACCAAGCCAAAAAACGGCTTTTACACTCACAGGGCCCCAGGTTGCTGATCCACCAACTGCAAGCAATGCAAGAAGGATATATGAAAGAGAATTAAAACCATTGACAGAACTGTCAGATAATACCTTCAGAAGCATTAGTAGGAAAGAGCTGCAATGTAGCAACATCTTCCCTGAAGGCAGCTACAACGCTTCTGCTGATCTCTTTGATGCAAGTGTAAGAGAGGTAGCAAAACCTGTAGAATTCTTAAATAAATCATGTAATTCTTTAATACAGGAAGATACACTGACAGAGACGGTCACAGCTGAATCAGTGCTTTCTCCTGGAGGTGCTCCTTGCAGCAGTTCAAAACTGAGCTCATCCTTACACAGGTCCCCTCATGCTTTTAGCAAGCACAGCACACCTGTAACTTACTCCTTTTGCGATTCAGAGTGCAGTTCGGTTTGTGCTCAGGACTTTGTTCCTTATTCACAGTCAACTCCTATGACAAAACCACTGCAGAAACAATGGTCTGCTGGGGAAAGAAGCTCTTTTATCACCACCTTCACCCCTAAAAATCCCACTAAAAACCATTCCAAATGCAAGCGATCCAGGTCTTCCTTTCAGAAcactctgctgcagcagcttaCCGGCAAGTTGGTGAAACGTGGGAGACCAAGGAAcaggaaagacaaagaaagtggtagctctgcttcccagcagtTTCTTAACAGCCAACTGCCTGCCAGCTTGGAGGAGTGGATCACTCCATCTTCAAACAAAGGGCTGAAACCAACTGCATcttcaaatttaaaaactgttagCTGGGCTGCTGACTTACAATCTGCCTGTGGGCACACTGGCAGGAACCctatttctgaaagcagaaagaacagTGAAAGTGATGACAATCTCAtccaaaataagaaaataagccTTGGGGATAAACCCAGGATTCTAACATCTCCTTTATCTGCAAGTGTCACCAAgaccttatttttaaatgaaactgaaaaggATCCTGAAGTCCTGAAAACGTGTTCCCCTTCAGAAGGCAGGACTCACCTCTCAGGTGGGAATTATTCAGAGGTTGTGTTGGAAGGGCCAACTGTCTGGTCTCCTGAGCTGTTCCTCCAAGCTCGGATCCCTTTCTCCAATAAGCCAAAATACTAA
- the DDIAS gene encoding DNA damage-induced apoptosis suppressor protein isoform X1 → MNSVQGVLAASVISIQNSCFIYPACQNCFSRLILDSRRFNCLKCGCTGEAKDASYRYRLSLKIADIADLFDITVFGSCLDPFFGVTAENLQRYLQDFNQLSGETNTESSTRALVQAVETCFIGKRFLFGVKGCAREDGGHSAASSILQKCSRINRSTKNLIACQIFPPNAAVTGFTVISYLDRLLQSAKFRSCNNSSYLPDVSSTPIDEPLSELSSLSSLSRSSCFVQSSGRESFLGCWQQSLSLTSSVAWVTAEDFPTLEVGKLVSEQHEQEERPVSAELGSVSLNNQTLWDSQFLISSVKEGDKEKDNESSSQLSRTDGISATDKLERVSSSNTECSHGNSSKLLQHPLESEVKNYYPKTNSRNYCYSEKSHNSLVCKKDASAPNHINVARVSQMDSMLWEELPFSESLNELLARIEDGRSVVASPSLDAGKHVHLESTKLGVNLNKSYSRQAVGDLPTASVSGRLLPPAGSNSWETTVFACLQSNADPLSDVSQYESSSSDLSSTLKEGGASSPVTPEPSVSQSRCMQSKEANSDPANSSWSFIGLRGETSCLKKSKTATCVHSACESCLAACENKENYSTPSQKTAFTLTGPQVADPPTASNARRIYERELKPLTELSDNTFRSISRKELQCSNIFPEGSYNASADLFDASVREVAKPVEFLNKSCNSLIQEDTLTETVTAESVLSPGGAPCSSSKLSSSLHRSPHAFSKHSTPVTYSFCDSECSSVCAQDFVPYSQSTPMTKPLQKQWSAGERSSFITTFTPKNPTKNHSKCKRSRSSFQNTLLQQLTGKLVKRGRPRNRKDKESGSSASQQFLNSQLPASLEEWITPSSNKGLKPTASSNLKTVSWAADLQSACGHTGRNPISESRKNSESDDNLIQNKKISLGDKPRILTSPLSASVTKTLFLNETEKDPEVLKTCSPSEGRTHLSGLQYPQHKTAAFRIVEQRNLGSAACKCVSQVLQKDVGIWWHRI, encoded by the exons ATGAATAGTGTGCAGGGAGTCTTAGCTGCCTCTGTGATTTCCATCCAGAATTCCTGCTTCATCTATCCTGCCTgtcaaaactgcttttctagGCTGATACTGGATTCCAGGAG GTTCAACTGTCTAAAGTGTGGCTGCACAGGTGAAGCTAAAGATGCAAGCTACAGATATAGATTGTCCCTAAAGATTGCTGACATTGCTGATTTGTTTGACATCACTGTTTTTGGAAGTTGCTTAGATCCATTCTTTGGGGTCACCGCAGAAAATCTGCAGAG GTATCTTCAAGACTTTAACCAGCTGTCaggagaaacaaacacagagtCATCTACAAGAGCACTAGTTCAAGCAGTGGAAACCTGTTTCATTGGAAAAAGGTTTCTATTTGGAGTGAAG gGTTGTGCAAGGGAAGATGGAGGGcattctgctgccagcagcatctTGCAGAAGTGTTCCAGAATCAATAGAAGTACGAAAAACCTCATAGCGTGCCAGATTTTCCCGCCAAATGCTGCTGTTACTGGCTTTACTGTTATCAGCTACTTAGATCGTCTCCTGCAGTCGGCAAAATTCAGGAGCTGTAATAACAGCTCATATTTACCTGATGTGTCATCAACTCCCATAGATGAACCTCTCAGTGAGCTCAGCAGCTTGTCTAGCCTGAGCAGGAGCTCCTGTTTTGTTCAGTCTAGTGGCAGGGAAAGTTTTTTAGGGTGCTGGCAGCAATCCTTGAGTCTGACTTCATCTGTTGCTTGGGTAACAGCGGAAGACTTTCCCACTCTGGAAGTGGGAAAGCTGGTTAGTGAACAGCATGAACAAGAGGAGAGGCCTGTCTCTGCAGAATTGGGCAGTGTAAGCCTCAACAATCAAACTCTTTGGGACTCACAGTTCCTGATCTCTTCTGTGAAGGAAGGGGATAAAGAGAAGGATAATGAATCAAGTTCACAGCTTAGTCGGACTGACGGTATCTCTGCAACTGATAAATTGGAGAGAGTTTCCTCTTCAAACACCGAGTGTTCACATGGAAACAGTTCCAAGTTGTTACAGCATCCCTTGGAATCTGAGGTAAAAAACTATTACCCAAAAACTAATAGTAGAAATTATTGTTACtcagaaaaatcccacaactCCCTTGTTTGCAAGAAAGATGCCTCAGCTCCTAATCACATAAATGTAGCTAGAGTGTCTCAGATGGACTCTATGCTTTGGGAAGAGCTCCCATTCTCAGAAAGCCTAAATGAATTGTTAGCCAGAATAGAGGATGGCAGGAGTGTTGTAGCATCACCCAGCCTTGATGCAGGCAAACACGTCCATCTTGAAAGTACCAAGTTGGGTGTAAATCTTAACAAATCGTATTCCAGGCAAGCTGTAGGTGATTTGCCTACAGCCAGTGTCTCAGGAAGGCTTTTGCCACCAGCAGGGAGCAATAGCTGGGAGACTACAGTGTTTGCTTGCCTTCAGTCAAATGCAGACCCTCTGAGTGATGTCTCACAATATGAGTCTTCCTCTAGTGATCTATCTTCAACCCTCAAGGAAGGTGGAGCATCCTCGCCAGTTACACCAGAGCCTTCTGTTTCTCAGAGCAGATGCATGCAGTCCAAAGAAGCAAATAGTGACCCTGCAAATTCATCTTGGTCTTTTATTGGGCTGCGTGGAGAAACCTCCTGCTTAAAAAAGAGTAAGACAGCCACCTGTGTGCATTCTGCATGTGAAAGCTGTTTAGCTGcttgtgaaaataaagaaaactattctACACCAAGCCAAAAAACGGCTTTTACACTCACAGGGCCCCAGGTTGCTGATCCACCAACTGCAAGCAATGCAAGAAGGATATATGAAAGAGAATTAAAACCATTGACAGAACTGTCAGATAATACCTTCAGAAGCATTAGTAGGAAAGAGCTGCAATGTAGCAACATCTTCCCTGAAGGCAGCTACAACGCTTCTGCTGATCTCTTTGATGCAAGTGTAAGAGAGGTAGCAAAACCTGTAGAATTCTTAAATAAATCATGTAATTCTTTAATACAGGAAGATACACTGACAGAGACGGTCACAGCTGAATCAGTGCTTTCTCCTGGAGGTGCTCCTTGCAGCAGTTCAAAACTGAGCTCATCCTTACACAGGTCCCCTCATGCTTTTAGCAAGCACAGCACACCTGTAACTTACTCCTTTTGCGATTCAGAGTGCAGTTCGGTTTGTGCTCAGGACTTTGTTCCTTATTCACAGTCAACTCCTATGACAAAACCACTGCAGAAACAATGGTCTGCTGGGGAAAGAAGCTCTTTTATCACCACCTTCACCCCTAAAAATCCCACTAAAAACCATTCCAAATGCAAGCGATCCAGGTCTTCCTTTCAGAAcactctgctgcagcagcttaCCGGCAAGTTGGTGAAACGTGGGAGACCAAGGAAcaggaaagacaaagaaagtggtagctctgcttcccagcagtTTCTTAACAGCCAACTGCCTGCCAGCTTGGAGGAGTGGATCACTCCATCTTCAAACAAAGGGCTGAAACCAACTGCATcttcaaatttaaaaactgttagCTGGGCTGCTGACTTACAATCTGCCTGTGGGCACACTGGCAGGAACCctatttctgaaagcagaaagaacagTGAAAGTGATGACAATCTCAtccaaaataagaaaataagccTTGGGGATAAACCCAGGATTCTAACATCTCCTTTATCTGCAAGTGTCACCAAgaccttatttttaaatgaaactgaaaaggATCCTGAAGTCCTGAAAACGTGTTCCCCTTCAGAAGGCAGGACTCACCTCTCAG GTCTTCAGTATCCTCAAcacaaaacagctgcttttagGATCGTTGAACAGAGAAATCTTGGATCTGCTGCTTGTAAGTGTGTAAGTCAGGTCCTGCAGAAGGATGTGGGAATCTGGTGGCACAGGATCTAA
- the DDIAS gene encoding DNA damage-induced apoptosis suppressor protein isoform X11, which translates to MNSVQGVLAASVISIQNSCFIYPACQNCFSRLILDSRRFNCLKCGCTGEAKDASYRYRLSLKIADIADLFDITVFGSCLDPFFGVTAENLQRYLQDFNQLSGETNTESSTRALVQAVETCFIGKRFLFGVKGCAREDGGHSAASSILQKCSRINRSTKNLIACQIFPPNAAVTGFTVISYLDRLLQSAKFRSCNNSSYLPDVSSTPIDEPLSELSSLSSLSRSSCFVQSSGRESFLGCWQQSLSLTSSVAWVTAEDFPTLEVGKLVSEQHEQEERPVSAELGSVSLNNQTLWDSQFLISSVKEGDKEKDNESSSQLSRTDGISATDKLERVSSSNTECSHGNSSKLLQHPLESEVFSILNTKQLLLGSLNREILDLLLGWQGERNQTSFSCG; encoded by the exons ATGAATAGTGTGCAGGGAGTCTTAGCTGCCTCTGTGATTTCCATCCAGAATTCCTGCTTCATCTATCCTGCCTgtcaaaactgcttttctagGCTGATACTGGATTCCAGGAG GTTCAACTGTCTAAAGTGTGGCTGCACAGGTGAAGCTAAAGATGCAAGCTACAGATATAGATTGTCCCTAAAGATTGCTGACATTGCTGATTTGTTTGACATCACTGTTTTTGGAAGTTGCTTAGATCCATTCTTTGGGGTCACCGCAGAAAATCTGCAGAG GTATCTTCAAGACTTTAACCAGCTGTCaggagaaacaaacacagagtCATCTACAAGAGCACTAGTTCAAGCAGTGGAAACCTGTTTCATTGGAAAAAGGTTTCTATTTGGAGTGAAG gGTTGTGCAAGGGAAGATGGAGGGcattctgctgccagcagcatctTGCAGAAGTGTTCCAGAATCAATAGAAGTACGAAAAACCTCATAGCGTGCCAGATTTTCCCGCCAAATGCTGCTGTTACTGGCTTTACTGTTATCAGCTACTTAGATCGTCTCCTGCAGTCGGCAAAATTCAGGAGCTGTAATAACAGCTCATATTTACCTGATGTGTCATCAACTCCCATAGATGAACCTCTCAGTGAGCTCAGCAGCTTGTCTAGCCTGAGCAGGAGCTCCTGTTTTGTTCAGTCTAGTGGCAGGGAAAGTTTTTTAGGGTGCTGGCAGCAATCCTTGAGTCTGACTTCATCTGTTGCTTGGGTAACAGCGGAAGACTTTCCCACTCTGGAAGTGGGAAAGCTGGTTAGTGAACAGCATGAACAAGAGGAGAGGCCTGTCTCTGCAGAATTGGGCAGTGTAAGCCTCAACAATCAAACTCTTTGGGACTCACAGTTCCTGATCTCTTCTGTGAAGGAAGGGGATAAAGAGAAGGATAATGAATCAAGTTCACAGCTTAGTCGGACTGACGGTATCTCTGCAACTGATAAATTGGAGAGAGTTTCCTCTTCAAACACCGAGTGTTCACATGGAAACAGTTCCAAGTTGTTACAGCATCCCTTGGAATCTGAG GTCTTCAGTATCCTCAAcacaaaacagctgcttttagGATCGTTGAACAGAGAAATCTTGGATCTGCTGCTT ggATGGCAGGGAGAACGGAATCAAACAAGCTTCTCCTGTGGATGA
- the DDIAS gene encoding DNA damage-induced apoptosis suppressor protein isoform X14, translating to MNSVQGVLAASVISIQNSCFIYPACQNCFSRLILDSRRFNCLKCGCTGEAKDASYRYRLSLKIADIADLFDITVFGSCLDPFFGVTAENLQRYLQDFNQLSGETNTESSTRALVQAVETCFIGKRFLFGVKGCAREDGGHSAASSILQKCSRINRSTKNLIACQIFPPNAAVTGFTVISYLDRLLQSAKFRSCNNSSYLPDVSSTPIDEPLSELSSLSSLSRSSCFVQSSGRESFLGCWQQSLSLTSSVAWVTAEDFPTLEVGKLVSEQHEQEERPVSAELGSVSLNNQTLWDSQFLISSVKEGDKEKDNESSSQLSRTDGISATDKLERVSSSNTECSHGNSSKLLQHPLESEHWNPCPLQILA from the exons ATGAATAGTGTGCAGGGAGTCTTAGCTGCCTCTGTGATTTCCATCCAGAATTCCTGCTTCATCTATCCTGCCTgtcaaaactgcttttctagGCTGATACTGGATTCCAGGAG GTTCAACTGTCTAAAGTGTGGCTGCACAGGTGAAGCTAAAGATGCAAGCTACAGATATAGATTGTCCCTAAAGATTGCTGACATTGCTGATTTGTTTGACATCACTGTTTTTGGAAGTTGCTTAGATCCATTCTTTGGGGTCACCGCAGAAAATCTGCAGAG GTATCTTCAAGACTTTAACCAGCTGTCaggagaaacaaacacagagtCATCTACAAGAGCACTAGTTCAAGCAGTGGAAACCTGTTTCATTGGAAAAAGGTTTCTATTTGGAGTGAAG gGTTGTGCAAGGGAAGATGGAGGGcattctgctgccagcagcatctTGCAGAAGTGTTCCAGAATCAATAGAAGTACGAAAAACCTCATAGCGTGCCAGATTTTCCCGCCAAATGCTGCTGTTACTGGCTTTACTGTTATCAGCTACTTAGATCGTCTCCTGCAGTCGGCAAAATTCAGGAGCTGTAATAACAGCTCATATTTACCTGATGTGTCATCAACTCCCATAGATGAACCTCTCAGTGAGCTCAGCAGCTTGTCTAGCCTGAGCAGGAGCTCCTGTTTTGTTCAGTCTAGTGGCAGGGAAAGTTTTTTAGGGTGCTGGCAGCAATCCTTGAGTCTGACTTCATCTGTTGCTTGGGTAACAGCGGAAGACTTTCCCACTCTGGAAGTGGGAAAGCTGGTTAGTGAACAGCATGAACAAGAGGAGAGGCCTGTCTCTGCAGAATTGGGCAGTGTAAGCCTCAACAATCAAACTCTTTGGGACTCACAGTTCCTGATCTCTTCTGTGAAGGAAGGGGATAAAGAGAAGGATAATGAATCAAGTTCACAGCTTAGTCGGACTGACGGTATCTCTGCAACTGATAAATTGGAGAGAGTTTCCTCTTCAAACACCGAGTGTTCACATGGAAACAGTTCCAAGTTGTTACAGCATCCCTTGGAATCTGAG CACTGGAATCCATGTCCACTCCAGATTCTTGCCTGA